A genomic region of Micromonospora sp. NBC_01796 contains the following coding sequences:
- a CDS encoding DEAD/DEAH box helicase, whose product MASDEPADAATPVEAEPVAVRDFAALGLPHQLVRALNREGISTPFEIQQATVPDALAGRDVLGRGQTGSGKTLAFGLPVLARVAAGGRARPQHPRALILVPTRELAMQVNDALVPLGKAVGVFLKTAVGGVPYDRQIDALRRGVEIIVATPGRLGDLIARGVCKLDEIEITVLDEADQMADMGFLPEVTDLLSKTPANAQRLLFSATLDGDVDALVRRFMHDPVTHSTSPATAAVSTMDHHLLLIPPHDKFAIAASIAARQGRTMMFARTQMGVDRLVEQLAAVGVRAGALHGGKTQRVRTRTLAEFKEGRTSVLVATDVAARGIHVDGVSLVVHVDPPKDPKDYLHRAGRTARAGESGAVATLVLPKQRRTTLAMLEKAGVEPAQTRVRPGDAVLAELTGAQAPSGVPVLVEPERYSDRPRGGDRRYGDRPQGERRYGDRPQGERRYGDRPQGERRYGDRPQGERRFGDRPQGERTFGDRPQGERRFGDRPQGDRPQGERRFGDRPQGDRPQGDRAAGGRPAGEWRAGGEWRSDDRRGGYRHESAPRHDRPADAQGDRPRTGGDRQFGARRPTRTH is encoded by the coding sequence GTGGCGAGCGACGAGCCGGCCGACGCGGCGACGCCCGTGGAGGCGGAGCCGGTCGCCGTCCGGGACTTCGCGGCGCTCGGTCTGCCGCACCAGTTGGTCCGCGCCCTCAACCGCGAGGGCATCAGCACACCGTTCGAGATCCAGCAGGCGACCGTGCCGGACGCGCTGGCCGGACGGGACGTACTCGGCCGTGGCCAGACCGGCTCCGGCAAGACCCTGGCCTTCGGTCTGCCCGTACTGGCTCGGGTCGCGGCGGGTGGCCGGGCCCGGCCACAGCACCCCCGGGCGCTCATCCTGGTGCCGACCCGCGAGCTGGCCATGCAGGTCAACGACGCGCTCGTGCCGCTGGGCAAGGCGGTCGGCGTGTTCCTCAAGACCGCTGTCGGCGGGGTGCCGTACGACCGCCAGATCGACGCGCTCCGGCGCGGTGTGGAGATCATCGTCGCCACGCCGGGCCGGCTCGGCGACCTGATCGCCCGTGGCGTGTGCAAGCTCGACGAGATCGAGATCACGGTCCTGGACGAGGCCGACCAGATGGCCGACATGGGCTTCCTGCCCGAGGTCACCGATCTGCTCTCCAAGACGCCGGCGAACGCGCAGCGGCTGCTCTTCTCGGCCACGCTCGACGGTGACGTCGACGCCCTGGTCCGCCGGTTCATGCACGACCCGGTGACGCACTCGACCTCACCGGCGACCGCTGCGGTGTCCACGATGGACCACCACCTGCTGCTGATCCCGCCGCACGACAAGTTCGCGATCGCCGCGTCGATCGCCGCCCGGCAGGGCCGCACGATGATGTTCGCCCGTACGCAGATGGGCGTGGACCGGCTGGTCGAGCAGCTCGCGGCGGTCGGCGTACGCGCCGGGGCGCTGCACGGCGGCAAGACCCAGCGGGTACGCACCCGCACGCTGGCCGAGTTCAAGGAAGGCCGGACGAGTGTCCTGGTCGCCACGGACGTGGCCGCCCGGGGCATCCACGTAGACGGCGTATCGCTCGTCGTGCACGTGGACCCGCCGAAGGACCCGAAGGACTACCTGCACCGGGCCGGCCGTACGGCACGGGCCGGCGAGTCCGGTGCGGTGGCGACCCTGGTGCTGCCGAAGCAGCGCCGGACCACCCTGGCCATGCTGGAGAAGGCCGGTGTCGAGCCGGCGCAGACCCGGGTACGTCCCGGCGACGCGGTGCTGGCCGAGCTGACCGGTGCCCAGGCGCCGAGCGGTGTGCCGGTGCTCGTGGAGCCGGAGCGCTACAGCGACCGTCCCCGTGGCGGTGACCGCCGTTACGGCGACCGTCCGCAGGGTGAGCGCCGTTACGGCGACCGCCCCCAGGGCGAACGTCGGTACGGTGACCGCCCCCAGGGTGAGCGCCGCTACGGCGACCGCCCGCAGGGCGAACGTCGCTTCGGTGACCGCCCCCAGGGCGAGCGCACCTTCGGCGACCGTCCGCAGGGTGAGCGCCGCTTCGGCGACCGTCCGCAGGGTGACCGTCCGCAGGGGGAGCGCCGCTTCGGCGACCGTCCCCAGGGTGACCGGCCGCAGGGTGACCGGGCTGCCGGTGGACGTCCGGCGGGCGAGTGGCGCGCCGGTGGCGAGTGGCGGTCCGACGACCGCCGTGGCGGGTACCGGCACGAGAGCGCACCTCGGCACGACCGGCCGGCCGACGCCCAGGGCGATCGTCCGCGTACCGGTGGCGACCGGCAGTTCGGCGCGCGGCGTCCGACCCGTACGCACTGA